In Sphingobacteriaceae bacterium, the following are encoded in one genomic region:
- a CDS encoding HAD family phosphatase — protein MIEAVIFDFDGVIGDTMKDNCLAWQNAFAHYGFEMNETEYYRLEGMGRYQIAEHFITNYNLNPEIKKEVAALKEENYKKNNRFKIYDHVFEIFEYLKSKNILTAIVTGASRERISEHLDKKIASQINALITADDVTNTKPNPEPYLKAIQKLNKPADKCLVIENAILGLESAIKAGCKAYALETTLSKEDLNQAEQVFANHKELLTKFESQF, from the coding sequence ATGATAGAAGCAGTAATTTTTGATTTTGACGGTGTAATTGGAGATACCATGAAAGACAATTGCTTGGCTTGGCAAAATGCATTTGCTCATTACGGTTTTGAAATGAATGAAACCGAATACTACAGATTGGAAGGAATGGGACGGTATCAAATTGCCGAGCATTTTATTACAAATTATAATCTAAATCCTGAAATAAAAAAAGAGGTAGCAGCATTAAAGGAAGAAAACTACAAAAAAAACAATCGGTTTAAAATTTACGACCATGTATTCGAAATATTTGAATATTTAAAGTCCAAAAATATTTTAACAGCCATAGTAACCGGCGCATCCAGAGAAAGAATTAGCGAACATTTAGATAAAAAAATCGCTTCACAAATAAATGCATTAATTACTGCAGATGACGTTACAAATACTAAACCAAACCCTGAACCTTATTTAAAAGCTATACAAAAATTAAATAAACCGGCTGATAAATGCTTGGTTATTGAAAACGCAATACTTGGCTTAGAATCTGCAATAAAAGCAGGCTGCAAGGCCTATGCGCTTGAAACCACTTTAAGCAAAGAAGATCTTAATCAGGCTGAACAAGTTTTTGCCAATCATAAAGAATTATTAACTAAGTTTGAAAGTCAATTTTAA
- a CDS encoding FkbM family methyltransferase: protein MNIKDIKKQFADNKITKQEFVLKMHEFHKVLFDFSTNLMGTEIAKIEIEDEHVIFTSRKTDFHPGGVKFYVDVIDPRVTPVDTFNFGVYEKEDSEMLYQLVNNGDTIFDVGANIGWYSNHLAKKLPTSKIYAFEPIPETHARVKNNIALNQSNNVTLNNFAFSDKIQTLTFYYSPTITGASSSANITENENMQKLECKANTIDNFVQENKIDKIDFIKCDVEGAEFMVYQGGADSIQKFKPIVFTEMLRKWAAKFGYHPNDIIDFFGKFGYQCFVSHNGKLKSFGRVDENTLETNYFFLHPEKHSSTIKKLS from the coding sequence ATGAACATTAAAGACATAAAAAAACAATTTGCAGATAACAAAATCACCAAACAGGAATTTGTTTTGAAAATGCATGAATTTCACAAAGTACTTTTTGATTTTTCTACTAACCTAATGGGTACTGAAATAGCTAAAATAGAAATTGAAGATGAGCATGTTATTTTTACCTCAAGAAAAACAGATTTTCACCCGGGAGGCGTAAAATTTTATGTAGATGTAATTGACCCAAGGGTAACTCCAGTTGATACCTTTAATTTTGGTGTTTATGAAAAAGAAGACTCTGAAATGTTGTATCAATTAGTTAACAACGGAGATACCATTTTTGATGTGGGTGCAAACATTGGTTGGTATTCTAATCACCTGGCTAAAAAATTACCGACGTCAAAAATTTATGCTTTTGAACCTATTCCGGAAACGCACGCCCGAGTGAAAAACAACATTGCGCTTAATCAGTCAAATAACGTAACGCTCAATAATTTTGCGTTTTCTGATAAAATTCAAACGCTTACATTTTATTACAGTCCAACTATTACCGGCGCTTCATCATCGGCCAATATAACCGAAAATGAAAACATGCAAAAATTGGAATGCAAAGCCAATACAATTGATAATTTTGTGCAAGAAAATAAAATTGACAAAATTGATTTTATAAAATGTGATGTAGAAGGTGCGGAATTTATGGTATATCAGGGAGGAGCAGATTCTATACAAAAATTTAAACCGATTGTATTTACAGAAATGCTTCGCAAATGGGCAGCAAAATTTGGATACCACCCCAATGATATTATTGATTTTTTCGGGAAGTTCGGTTATCAGTGTTTTGTTTCTCATAACGGAAAACTTAAAAGTTTTGGGCGCGTAGATGAAAACACGTTGGAAACCAATTATTTCTTTTTACATCCGGAAAAACATAGCTCTACCATAAAAAAATTATCTTAA
- a CDS encoding YfhO family protein, with protein MAAEKKQVTAENNSFDLMKFINAKTTYVLFTLLTIMGFIVYKDFISGNRVFVFKDIGSDYINLYIPWINSFSDMVRAGVLPGWSFQQGMGQNVFPLWMSDFFSNILMFVDKNKIPHYLAFVELVKVVLCGMVFFKFLQQLKLSNFTALIFALLYAFSGFVIMGGTWVIYSIEALYLAVILYGFERWLQYQKIFWFAIGIALLSFLQPALLLPWTIFLAAYIPARFFEFHNEIKPFIVFSIKTILIAGLGVAISAFQFLPDVLQIAESPRVGGESAFFEKLQKQSAFDVADPWQRFTTVFRSFGTDIIGNGNNFKGWYNYLEAPIFYCGILCLVLFPLFFTSLQAKQKKIYGVITFIFCLPIIFPYFRYMFWAFSGDYFRTFSLVIVLFLVIYAARAFNYIDQTKKINKIVFGITVLLLLILLYSPAAQFKTAVSTGLRGFVTILLLAYAAFVYLIGSSKGKTSNLKIVLLLICVVELTYLSHGTINDRGSLRKSELTDRIGYNDYTVDAVKFLNEKDKSFFRINKDYFSGLAMHGSINDAKAQGYYGTASYNSFNQKNYIKFLSDFAVINAKDENSTRWAPGIGSRPLLFSVCTGKYWLSKNPGNQMAQMGFDSIAKFGDVKVYESKFHAPFGVTYNKILKNSDLKKISNIQKDFAVSAAAIIEDEDLAEIGNFPAYSLVDSNLITYDLFARNIMELKKEALSITKFSDNHITGNINVSERKILFLAFPLDAGWKANVNGQDAKLYRVNAGLTGLILDKGNHAIELKFEPRLRSKGGMISVMAIILLIALTFLNTKRKKKVIGSE; from the coding sequence ATGGCCGCAGAAAAAAAGCAGGTTACTGCAGAAAATAATTCCTTTGATTTAATGAAATTCATCAATGCTAAAACTACCTATGTTCTGTTTACATTGCTTACCATAATGGGTTTTATCGTTTATAAGGATTTTATCAGCGGTAATCGCGTGTTTGTTTTTAAAGATATAGGAAGTGATTATATCAACTTATATATACCGTGGATTAATAGTTTTTCTGACATGGTTCGAGCGGGCGTGTTACCGGGCTGGAGTTTTCAGCAAGGGATGGGACAAAATGTTTTTCCATTATGGATGAGCGATTTTTTCTCTAATATTCTCATGTTTGTCGACAAAAATAAAATTCCGCATTACCTGGCTTTTGTTGAATTGGTGAAGGTGGTATTATGCGGTATGGTATTTTTTAAATTTCTACAACAACTAAAACTTAGCAATTTTACAGCCTTAATTTTTGCCTTGTTATATGCTTTCTCCGGATTTGTAATTATGGGAGGTACCTGGGTAATTTATTCTATTGAAGCGTTATACTTGGCTGTTATTCTATATGGTTTTGAAAGATGGTTGCAATATCAAAAAATATTTTGGTTCGCTATTGGCATAGCACTCCTGTCTTTTTTACAACCTGCTCTTCTTTTACCGTGGACTATTTTTTTGGCAGCGTATATTCCGGCTCGTTTTTTTGAATTCCACAATGAAATTAAACCATTTATAGTATTCTCAATAAAAACTATTTTAATTGCCGGCTTAGGTGTTGCTATAAGTGCGTTTCAGTTTTTACCTGATGTTTTGCAAATTGCAGAAAGCCCCAGGGTAGGGGGGGAGTCAGCCTTTTTTGAAAAACTTCAAAAACAATCGGCTTTTGATGTGGCCGACCCATGGCAACGATTCACCACGGTATTCAGAAGTTTTGGAACGGATATTATTGGTAATGGAAATAACTTTAAAGGTTGGTATAATTACCTCGAAGCACCCATTTTTTATTGCGGAATATTATGTTTGGTTTTATTTCCGCTTTTCTTCACTTCACTGCAGGCTAAACAAAAAAAGATTTATGGTGTAATTACTTTTATTTTTTGTTTACCAATTATTTTTCCGTATTTCCGCTACATGTTTTGGGCTTTTTCAGGCGATTATTTTCGAACATTTTCATTGGTCATAGTTTTGTTTTTGGTGATTTATGCGGCCCGTGCATTCAATTACATCGATCAAACTAAAAAAATAAATAAAATTGTATTTGGCATTACTGTGCTGCTTTTATTAATCTTATTATACTCGCCTGCAGCACAATTTAAAACGGCAGTAAGTACCGGTTTACGCGGCTTTGTAACAATACTCCTTTTAGCTTATGCTGCTTTTGTTTATTTGATAGGAAGTTCAAAAGGTAAAACATCCAATTTAAAAATTGTTTTATTGCTGATATGTGTTGTAGAGCTTACCTATTTGTCGCATGGTACCATTAACGATAGAGGTTCACTTCGTAAATCTGAATTAACAGACCGAATTGGATATAATGATTATACGGTTGACGCAGTTAAGTTTTTAAATGAAAAAGATAAATCTTTTTTCAGAATCAATAAAGATTACTTTTCAGGATTAGCTATGCATGGCAGTATTAACGATGCGAAGGCTCAGGGTTATTATGGTACTGCTTCTTACAATTCCTTCAATCAAAAAAACTACATCAAATTTCTGTCTGATTTTGCAGTCATTAATGCGAAGGATGAAAATTCAACCCGTTGGGCTCCCGGTATTGGTTCTCGTCCGCTTTTATTTTCAGTTTGTACCGGAAAATATTGGTTATCAAAAAATCCGGGCAATCAAATGGCTCAAATGGGATTTGATTCAATTGCTAAGTTTGGTGATGTGAAAGTGTATGAGTCTAAATTCCATGCTCCATTTGGTGTTACATACAATAAAATCCTAAAGAATTCGGATTTAAAAAAGATTTCCAACATTCAAAAAGACTTTGCAGTTTCGGCAGCCGCAATTATTGAAGATGAAGATTTAGCGGAAATCGGAAATTTTCCGGCTTATAGTTTGGTGGATAGTAATTTAATTACTTATGATTTATTCGCAAGAAACATAATGGAATTGAAAAAAGAAGCCTTAAGTATTACTAAGTTTAGTGATAACCATATTACAGGTAATATAAATGTTAGTGAACGAAAAATATTATTTCTTGCATTTCCATTAGACGCCGGTTGGAAGGCCAATGTAAACGGGCAGGATGCTAAATTATACAGAGTAAATGCGGGACTAACCGGTTTGATTTTGGATAAAGGAAATCACGCTATTGAATTGAAATTTGAACCTCGGTTACGCTCAAAGGGCGGTATGATATCTGTGATGGCAATTATTCTGTTAATTGCGCTAACATTCCTTAATACAAAAAGGAAAAAGAAAGTAATTGGAAGTGAATAA
- a CDS encoding lysophospholipid acyltransferase family protein encodes MHLFSYLIYFLVYHVFGYRKKVVLSNLKNSFPEKSESEINKIAKDFYLHFCDVILETLKLLTLPKEKFKVHFKFDDAAIQLFNSFESKNQSMIGVMGHCGNWEWGAIAYPTQFKQLITGVYHPLSNKNVDALMLHLRSRYGGNIIPMQRVYKEILTLKQKGIPTLLGLIADQTPPPESAYWTTFLNQDTPVFNGTEKIARKFNYPVIYVPIHKIKRGYYVMSAVLITDKPADMAEGLITELHTRALEKNIREQPHIWLWSHRRWKHKRKLD; translated from the coding sequence ATGCATTTGTTCAGTTACCTGATTTATTTTTTAGTATATCATGTTTTTGGGTATCGTAAAAAAGTGGTATTATCCAATTTAAAAAATTCTTTTCCCGAAAAATCTGAATCCGAAATAAATAAAATAGCGAAAGATTTTTATTTGCATTTCTGCGATGTAATACTCGAAACACTAAAGCTGCTTACCTTGCCGAAAGAAAAATTTAAGGTTCATTTTAAATTTGACGATGCAGCTATACAATTATTTAATTCCTTCGAATCAAAAAACCAAAGCATGATTGGGGTAATGGGTCACTGTGGAAATTGGGAGTGGGGCGCTATTGCCTATCCTACACAGTTTAAACAACTAATTACAGGAGTATATCATCCCTTAAGTAATAAAAATGTAGATGCACTTATGTTGCATTTACGGAGTAGATATGGCGGAAATATTATACCTATGCAAAGGGTGTACAAAGAAATTTTAACACTCAAACAAAAAGGAATTCCAACATTATTGGGATTAATTGCCGATCAAACTCCGCCACCCGAAAGCGCATACTGGACCACATTTTTAAATCAAGATACACCCGTATTTAACGGCACCGAAAAAATTGCGCGTAAGTTTAATTATCCGGTTATTTATGTGCCTATTCATAAAATTAAAAGGGGATATTATGTAATGAGTGCGGTTTTAATAACCGATAAACCGGCTGATATGGCAGAAGGACTTATTACTGAATTACACACTCGTGCATTGGAAAAAAACATTCGTGAGCAACCTCATATTTGGCTGTGGAGTCACCGTCGCTGGAAACACAAACGGAAATTGGATTAA
- a CDS encoding TIGR00730 family Rossman fold protein, which yields MTKDGEDKIRKAFSTKDWYDEKAQNSWHIFKIMSEFVEGFEKMTRIGPCVSIFGSARTSPEDKYYKLAEEIAGKLVREGYGIISGGGPGIMEAANKGAQQAGGKSVGLNIVLPFEQKGNDYIDHDKNILFDYFFVRKTIFLKYSQGFIGMPGGFGTMDELFESLTLVQTNKIASFPVVLVGKDYWCGLLDWMKNTMLKQQKNINESDLDLFKVVDTADEAVKHIVDFYSKYMLKPNF from the coding sequence ATGACAAAAGACGGAGAAGATAAAATCAGAAAAGCCTTTTCTACCAAAGATTGGTATGATGAAAAAGCACAAAACAGCTGGCATATTTTTAAAATCATGAGTGAATTTGTGGAAGGATTTGAAAAAATGACCCGCATTGGGCCCTGCGTTTCCATTTTCGGCAGCGCAAGAACGAGTCCGGAAGATAAATACTACAAACTGGCGGAAGAAATTGCAGGAAAACTTGTTCGTGAAGGATATGGAATTATAAGCGGTGGCGGCCCGGGTATTATGGAAGCGGCTAATAAAGGTGCGCAACAAGCCGGTGGTAAATCGGTAGGTTTAAATATTGTTTTACCATTTGAACAAAAGGGTAATGATTATATCGATCACGACAAAAATATTTTGTTTGATTATTTTTTTGTTCGTAAAACCATTTTTTTGAAATACTCACAGGGTTTTATTGGAATGCCCGGAGGATTTGGTACCATGGATGAATTATTTGAATCACTTACCTTGGTGCAAACCAATAAAATTGCCTCCTTTCCGGTTGTATTAGTAGGAAAGGATTATTGGTGTGGATTATTAGATTGGATGAAAAATACCATGCTAAAACAACAAAAAAATATTAATGAAAGTGATTTAGATTTGTTTAAAGTGGTTGATACAGCCGATGAAGCGGTAAAACACATTGTTGACTTTTATAGTAAATACATGCTTAAACCGAACTTCTAA